One Musa acuminata AAA Group cultivar baxijiao unplaced genomic scaffold, Cavendish_Baxijiao_AAA HiC_scaffold_724, whole genome shotgun sequence DNA segment encodes these proteins:
- the LOC135663458 gene encoding ribulose bisphosphate carboxylase large chain-like yields MSCREGLMSPQTETKASVGFKAGVKDYKLNYYTPDYEVKDTDILAAFRVTPQPGVPPEEAGAAVAAESSTGTWTTVWTDGLTSLDRYKGRCYHIEAVVGEENQYIAYVAYPLDLFEEGSVTNMFTSIVGNVFGFKALRALRLEDLRIPTSYSKTFQGPPHGIQVERDKLNKYGRPLLGCTIKPKLGLSAKNYGR; encoded by the coding sequence ATGAGTTGTAGGGAGGGACTTATGTCACCACAAACAGAGACTAAAGCAAGTGTTGGATTTAAAGCTGGTGTTAAAGATTACAAATTGAATTATTATACTCCTGACTACGAAGTCAAAGATACTGATATCTTGGCAGCATTCCGAGTAACTCCTCAACCTGGAGTTCCGCCCGAAGAAGCAGGGGCTGCGGTAGCTGCCGAATCTTCTACTGGTACATGGACAACTGTGTGGACTGATGGACTTACCAGTCTTGATCGTTACAAAGGGCGATGCTACCACATCGAGGCCGTTGTTGGGGAGGAAAATCAATATATTGCTTATGTAGCTTATCCTTTAGACCTTTTTGAAGAAGGTTCTGTTACTAACATGTTTACTTCCATTGTGGGTAATGTATTTGGTTTCAAAGCCTTACGAGCTCTACGTCTGGAGGATCTGCGAATTCCCACTTCTTATTCCAAAACTTTCCAAGGCCCGCCTCACGGCATTCAGGTTGAAAGAGATAAGTTGAACAAGTATGGTCGTCCCCTATTGGGATGCACTATTAAACCAAAATTGGGATTATCTGCAAAAAACTACGGTAGA
- the LOC135663461 gene encoding ATP synthase subunit beta, chloroplastic translates to MRINPTPSSPAVSTLEEQNLGRIAQIIGPVLDVVFPPGKMPNIYNALVVKGRDTIGQQINVTCEVQQLLGNNRVRAVAMSATDGLMRGMEVIDTGAPLSVPVGGATLGRIFNVLGEPVDNLGPVDTSTTSPIHRPAPAFIQLETKLSIFETGIKVVDLLAPYRRGGKIGLFGGAGVGKTVLIMELINNIAKAHGGVSVFGGVGERTREGNDLYMEMKESGVINEKNIAESKVALVYGQMNEPPGARMRVGLTALTMAEYFRDVNEQDVLLFIDNIFRFVQAGSEVSALLGRMPSAVGYQPTLSTEMGSLQERITSTKEGSITSIQAVYVPADDLTDPAPATTFAHLDATTVLSRGLAAKGIYPAVDPLDSTSTMLQPRIVGEEHYETAQRVKQTSQRYKELQDIIAILGLDELSEEDRLTVARARKIERFLSQPFFVAEVFTGSPGKYVGLAETIRGFQLILSGELDSLPEQAFYLVGNIDEATAKAMNLEEESKLKK, encoded by the coding sequence atgagaatcaaTCCTACCCCTTCTAGTCCTGCGGTTTCcacacttgaagaacaaaacctAGGGCGTATCGCTCAAATTATTGGCCCAGTACTGGATGTTGTTTTTCCTCCGGGCAAGATGCCTAATATTTATAACGCTTTGGTAGTTAAGGGTCGAGATACTATTGGTCAGCAAATTAATGTGACTTGTGAGGTACAACAATTATTAGGAAATAATCGAGTTAGAGCTGTAGCTATGAGTGCTACAGATGGACTGATGAGAGGAATGGAAGTGATTGACACGGGAGCTCCTCTAAGCGTTCCAGTCGGTGGAGCTACCCTCGGACGAATTTTCAACGTTCTTGGGGAGCCTGTTGATAATTTAGGTCCTGTAGATACTAGCACAACATCTCCTATTCATAGACCTGCACCTGCCTTTATACAGTTAGAGACGAAATTATCAATCTTTGAAACAGGAATTAAAGTAGTGGATCTTTTAGCTCCTTATCGCCGTGGAGGAAAAATCGGACTATTTGGAGGAGCTGGAGTAGGTAAAACAGTACTCATCATGGAATTGATCAACAACATTGCCAAAGCTCATGGAGGCGTATCTGTATTTGGCGGAGTAGGCGAACGTACTCGTGAAGGAAATGATCTTTACATGGAAATGAAAGAATCCGgagtaattaatgaaaaaaatattgcagAATCAAAAGTAGCTCTAGTCTACGGTCAAATGAATGAACCGCCGGGAGCTCGTATGAGAGTTGGTTTGACTGCCCTAACTATGGCGGAATATTTCCGGGATGTTAATGAACAAGACGTACTTCTATTCATCGACAATATCTTTCGTTTCGTCCAAGCAGGATCAGAAGTATCCGCCTTATTGGGGAGAATGCCTTCTGCAGTGGGTTATCAACCTACCCTTAGTACAGAAATGGGTTCTTTGCAAGAAAGAATTACTTCTACCAAAGAGGGATCTATAACTTCGATCCAAGCCGTTTATGTACCTGCGGACGATTTGACCGACCCTGCTCCTGCCACGacatttgcacatttagatgctaCTACCGTATTATCGAGAGGATTAGCTGCCAAAGGTATTTATCCAGCAGTGGATCCTTTAGATTCAACGTCAACTATGTTACAACCTCGGATCGTTGGCGAGGAACATTATGAAACTGCGCAAAGAGTTAAGCAAACTTCACAACGTTACAAAGAACTTCAGGACATTATAGCTATTCTTGGGTTGGACGAATTATCCGAAGAAGATCGTTTAACTGTAGCAAGAGCACGAAAAATCGAGCGTTTCTTATCACAACCCTTCTTCGTGGCAGAAGTATTTACTGGTTCTCCAGGAAAATATGTTGGTCTTGCAGAAACAATTAGGGGGTTTCAACTGATCCTTTCCGGAGAATTAGACAGTCTTCCCGAGCAGGCCTTTTATTTAGTAGGTAACATCGATGAAGCTACCGCGAAAGCTATGAACTTAGAAGAGGAGAGCAAATTGAAGAAATGA